CAATCCTTTGTGccacaatataaaaatacaataacagtacaaataaacactatatACAAATCAGAAAAATTAAACAGCACAGACAAATTTACTGCTCATCAGGTGCATTGGTCAGATCATAAATAGCTCTACATATGACCAGGTATAAATGCACAACATTTAGGGAACCGCATGTGGCTGACTAACAAGCACTGGTAGTTCTAATTATCTAACTGCCAAGTTTAATGTAACTACCTGTTCTTCTGCAGTCTTCAATCCTCCCTTCTCTGACCAGCCCAGTTTCTCTGCAACTCTATGAAATAATCTTTGAGTGTCGTCATCCATAGTGACTAATCTGTAGGGAGAAAGGATTACTGCATTACAACTCTAACATGACCGGGCAGTCTACACGACCAACAATGACAAGCTAATCAGCCACCATTAACCCATTCTTATGaaataatacaaacaaaaacaaaattataatgcaGTATCTTCATTAGTTCTAGCTAGGTAGTAGTACGTGCGCATTATATATTACCGTAGCAAatagatgtactgtacagtattcttatatattttattacggCAAGCTTGCTGGAATTGTGGTTAGCTAACGGAGTAGTACTGTTAGCAAGTACTGGCTAACCAAAACTTCGTTTGAACTGTAGATAAAGGTTCACGCAGTTTAACTCACCACGTATTACTAATTGTGATTACAATATTTGATGTTCGGGAAAAGGTAGCCACATTAACCTTTGGATATGATGCTCCTAACTTTGTGACTAAACACCTTACTCCCATAAACAACAAAGCACGTTCAAAACTGGCGCACAGGAAACTAGTATTTCATCTTCCGGAACTTGTCATTGGAAAAACGAACATTAGCGtaatgctggcaacattagggTGTATAGAGTAGTTTTTGATCTATGATGCAAAATGTATCCCATGTTCCTATTcactgaacatttcctacaatacattcactgcggcatatagaaaatgttttctgtaaaagtcaatatatatttcatatccattgagttacattgttgCCAAGGGTATgagtggagtaaaatgccagtaACAATTGCAAacacacagtgccccttgatttctttgcatataatcactctatccaccttccttgacatttcctacaatacattcactgcggtgtatagaatatttttttctgtatgagtatCTCATATCCCTTGAgatacattgtggaaaaagacggtgtggaaaatattgtgttcctagatgtagcacaccattccgcatgattagacaggtttgtcttactctacacacttTCCTGAACATTTGCTACATtactttctctgtggaatattcaatagtttatgagctatgaggcaatatataTTCCATATTCCGTCATTGACATTGTCTGGATTTTGAcctatcgaaattactcttaaatatgatcatatttgaattgttgtcaatgttttgagaggtacattttcttaaacaattaataaactctatttatctcagttttgaagtaatacgttggtctcttttattttgagaaattCCTAATTTTcttgacccggaagtgtttctttaatgttgctcacaagacgctgattgTTTCAGTAATATTCCATTGTATTACACATTTTATACTATAATTGTGCTCAAAATGTCGAAACTACCACTTTTGAACGTGTATGTTACTGAGCGATTAACATCGGTTGCTGCAGAGATATCCGAGGTGTTCGAGAGAACAGTGgtagagttacatgaagaaatCTCGCGTTCGAAGAGGGAGAATGACCGTCTCCGTAGACTGTTGGATATGGTTTACAAACCCGACATAAAGTTACAAAGAGCAGGTTGGTCTTGATTAGATGTTGATTCATGTTTCGTTTGCTAAtacttacaaaataaaatatttttcagtattAGCCGCTATTTTAGCCTTAGATTCAGTTATTACAAGTCAGCAACAACACTAGACACCATGCCAGCTGTATTTGGAGAAGGCTTTTTGTGCACATACTGGATGTTAGAGAtgacatgttttcattgtttaataGGAATAAAAGGAACTGACtgtcttttttgtctttcatattaatcaatgcatgtttgtttttttattaaataattaatgtttcAAGCTCTGTTCTTCAGACTTtttgtttataataataatttagttgTTATAATACCTGCCAAAATTAGCATTGTACTAACAAGTAAGCTAGTTAGATcgttttcaacattttatttaatgtttgaaCCGAACCAGAGGTGAGAACTATGGATTAATTTGGCATTGTGAGATGTCTAAATATGTTTTGAATTATCAGCAACTTATTATTTCCTAATTTGTTCCAGACCTCCAACTCCATCTCCCCAAATCAAAACAGCAGGTTCACCCTGAACAGCAGCATTGTGTGCAGGAGTGGAGCCCTAATCTGGGTCCAGAGGACCCCTACCCCACACCGATTAAAGAGGAACCCAGTCAGGACGAAGAGCAGCTTCAAGTCCTTGGGGAGCCTGATATCATAAAGTTTATATTCAGTCCTGCCTGTGATCAGGAGAACCCATCTCATCCTTCACATAGGAACAGACCCCAAACGTTGGAGGGCCAAGAGAGGGACTCTCTTCCCACCAAAACAAATGAAGAGATTAAAAGAGAACCTGATGGAGAAGGTTATGGAGTATCAGAGCCAACCATTCACATTCTGCCCCCCTCTGAAGTAAATCCAGACTGTTCTGCGGCTTTGAGTGAAAACAGGGCAAGTCAGGCAGTGGTACAGATTGGAGGACTAACTTTAGGGCCAAACAAAGGAGGAAGCACCCATGCCTGTATGGGAGGAAGGAAAGACTCACTGTTGCCTCATTCACCATCACCAGCTCATAGTCTTGCAACATCTTACGGGTGCCTGGTGTGTAGGGAGACGTTTGCGTCCAAGGGCTTTTTAATTTTTCATGTgcgaaaaacacacacagaaaatgaaGCCTGCATGTGCGGTGTGTGTGGAAGAAAGTTAGATTCCAAAGAAAATATGATGGGACACCTCCAAACGCacattaaagaaaacatttcttgtCATGtctgtggaaaatgtttctcTAAGAATAGtgacataaaaatacatatgaggagtcacactggagagaaaccctaCCGGTGCAGTCAATGTAGGAAATGCTACACACAGAAGGTATACCTCAAATGTCATATGAGAACTCATACAGGGGAAAAACCATTCAGGTGTCAAGAATGTGGCAAACACTTTTCACAGAAGAACACCCTGACCAATCACATGATGATCCACAGAGGAGAGAAACCATATGAGTGCAAAATATGTGGAAAATGCTTTATTGAAAGTGGAACCTTGAAAAGGCATATGCGAGTTCACACAGGGGAGAAGCCTCATCAGTGCCAAGAATGTGGGAAAGGCTTTTCTGAGCGTGGGAACCTTTCTAAGCATATGAAGACCCACAAGAGCGAGAAACCTTATTGTTGCAGCTATTGTGGCAGATGCTTTAGTGATGATCGAAATTGTAAAAGACACATGAAGACTGTTCACAAGAGTGTGAACACATGACAATGGAGTAAATCTTGCAGTACGAGTAAAGCGTGTTTGATCCCTTGATCTACATGACAGATTAACATGTATggtctattttttttaaacacagcaCGTGGAAAACTATCAAGAAattgttaatttgttttaactttaacacaaatgtaaaattctgatgttttttgttcttAAAAAAATGTACACATCAGTTTGACTATAGTTTGGAGTTGTTGATTAAATAGTTTTGTGTCCTTGGACATTGTGGCTTTTAATTCCAATACTTATGTCACAGCCTCAGATGACTAATTGCCTGATGCTTCCTGTGTTTCTCATATGGTTTTATGGTTCAGGTAGGCCAGGTAGGCAGCCCCGAAGTGGACTAAAGAGAATTGATATGTACCAGCAACATATTGTATTATGTGAGGGGATGGCCAGAACCGATtgctatgtttttttgttgaaccatgcattattaaatgtttttatttgtgcttTTTGGTTTGGTCTCCACTTCTTTCTGCCTGCTTAACCCAGATCCTAAAAAACTGGTcaccttttccaccttttaaaatagtatttagaaatagaaaaacattaGATTTCTTCTGTGTAATAGTGCACATTAGGGACTGTGGCCAGACGATCGCACCCAAGGTCAAGAATAAGtggatgtattttttcttttaatgcattttgcagTTTTCTGCACGTGAATAAAATACTTTCTGCGATGAATGAAATACTTTTGTAAAGGTTGATTTGAATTGTCTTGGTTCTGACAAAATTTAAGTGAATAGTCAGGCAAGATAATAGAACATTCAGGACATGAGAAGTCAGGTCAAACCCACAGAAAAGGAGGAGTGTTGGACAATGGACAGttcaaaatgtttcaacatTGAAACAATGAGCCCAATCAAACTGCCATAGCTAGTTTATCAGGGCCATGAAGGGGAAAGTTCTACACCGATCTATTTCTGCAGATGAGGCGCGTGACACAATCGTAAACCCAACTTAAGCATCAATGTCCTGTGGAATGATGCAGGCAATGTATCCTCTTTGTGTCACTAACTTGGAGCAACGCCAGAACATTTTCACCATTGGCACCCAAAATCAGGAGTTTTTGTTGTGCTTCTCAGTAAATCTAGCTGGAATACAGTCTAGACCTTCTAGGAGAATATTCCACTAGGAATATTTAGCCCTTCAAAATACGGTTGAGCTGATTTGATAGAAATCAGTTCTATTGATATCACCAAACAattatttgcaaagaaaaacttTAACAACATCACATTGAAACACATAAGGCAAGAGAAACCTGTGATATTGCAATTTCTGGTGTTTAGGACAATATTAGTGAATATGTTGTTGAAATTGGTACCTGACGGCATTGAAACTTCACACGTTCCAAGAGGCTTGACATATTTATTTCAGCAGAGATTTAGTCAGAGCCTTGCAGTATACCATTGACAAAGcataaataaaatagttaatGGAAAGACAAGAGTTCAAAAACTGCTTAGAAAATACTTACCTGGGCCAATCCTGGTTTGATTGATCAGATCAGTGACTACTGGGGAGGGATGATTAAGGAGGAATGAATTGCTGATTTCCCTTCGCATATGATGCTCCTAACTTTTGTTTTGTGCCCAGGCACCTTATCCCTTAAACCACCAAGCACAATCAAAAATGGCACACTGGAAATTCATTCTTTGTATTCCGGAATTTGTCATTGAAAGAAACAAACCCGTAAGTAAGATATGGAACAACAAGGCCGAGGTCGGTTCCGACAATAGCCGGGCTCTGTTCCACCGTGGCTGTTTCCGACACCTAGTGTGGATTTGGGTATGA
The window above is part of the Esox lucius isolate fEsoLuc1 chromosome 4, fEsoLuc1.pri, whole genome shotgun sequence genome. Proteins encoded here:
- the LOC106024268 gene encoding gastrula zinc finger protein XlCGF57.1-like, with the translated sequence MSKLPLLNVYVTERLTSVAAEISEVFERTVVELHEEISRSKRENDRLRRLLDMVYKPDIKLQRADLQLHLPKSKQQVHPEQQHCVQEWSPNLGPEDPYPTPIKEEPSQDEEQLQVLGEPDIIKFIFSPACDQENPSHPSHRNRPQTLEGQERDSLPTKTNEEIKREPDGEGYGVSEPTIHILPPSEVNPDCSAALSENRASQAVVQIGGLTLGPNKGGSTHACMGGRKDSLLPHSPSPAHSLATSYGCLVCRETFASKGFLIFHVRKTHTENEACMCGVCGRKLDSKENMMGHLQTHIKENISCHVCGKCFSKNSDIKIHMRSHTGEKPYRCSQCRKCYTQKVYLKCHMRTHTGEKPFRCQECGKHFSQKNTLTNHMMIHRGEKPYECKICGKCFIESGTLKRHMRVHTGEKPHQCQECGKGFSERGNLSKHMKTHKSEKPYCCSYCGRCFSDDRNCKRHMKTVHKSVNT